A genomic segment from Euleptes europaea isolate rEulEur1 chromosome 17, rEulEur1.hap1, whole genome shotgun sequence encodes:
- the SNAI3 gene encoding zinc finger protein SNAI3 gives MPRSFLVKKAASTRAPNYGQLETRRPECNGLCPTWRGLVFPLLMPDGVACLSPCEPGRLWDRSSGLACPSVPLPQSGQARGETPGSSPQSTAAGDDGVSGGRLSGAPLRDNLNNLNLPSAFGLPPKRTLNLGSPAEGEEEKVLGEPGGAATPPERLECPDCGKAYHSFSGLARHRQLRCKLHSVARRSFNCKYCEKEYSSLGALKMHIRTHTLPCICRICSKAFSRPWLLQGHIRTHTGEKPYTCSHCSRAFADRSNLRAHLQTHSDVKKYQCHSCSKTFSRMSLLLRHEEAGCCPAT, from the exons ATGCCGCGCTCCTTCCTGGTCAAGAAGGCGGCCAGCACCCGCGCCCCCAACTACGGGCAGCTGGAGACGCGGCGCCcag AATGCAATGGGCTGTGCCCGACTTGGCGAGGGCTGGTGTTTCCCCTCCTCATGCCCGATGGTGTGGCTTGCCTGTCCCCCTGCGAGCCGGGCCGGCTCTGGGACCGCAGCTCCGGCCTCGCCTGCCCATCCGTGCCTCTTCCGCAGAGCGGCCAGGCCAGAGGGGAAACTCCTGGCTCCAGCCCGCAGTCCACAGCAGCTGGAGATGATGGCGTGTCCGGAGGCCGACTCTCCGGGGCCCCCCTCCGTGACAACCTGAACAACCTCAATCTGCCGTCTGCCTTCGGACTCCCCCCCAAGAGGACTCTCAATCTGGGCAGCCCTGcagagggagaagaggagaaagtGCTGGGGGAGCCGGGCGGGGCTGCTACCCCCCCGGAGAGACTGGAGTGTCCGGACTGTGGCAAGGCCTACCACTCCTTCTCGGGCCTGGCCCGTCACCGGCAGCTGCGCTGCAAGCTGCATTCGGTGGCCAGGAGGTCCTTCAACTGCAAGTACTGCGAGAAGGAGTACTCCAGCCTGGGGGCCCTCAAGATGCACATCCGCACGCACACGCTGCCCTGCATTTGCAGGATCTGCAGCAAGGCCTTCTCCAGGCCCTGGCTGCTGCAGGGGCACATTCGGACTCACACAG GCGAGAAGCCCTACACCTGCTCCCACTGCAGCCGAGCTTTCGCGGACCGCTCCAACCTCCGCGCCCACCTGCAGACTCATTCAGACGTCAAGAAGTACCAGTGTCACTCGTGCTCCAAGACCTTTTCCCGCATGTCCCTGCTGCTGCGGCACGAGGAGGCGGGATGCTGCCCTGCCACCTGA